One genomic segment of Methylocystis sp. SC2 includes these proteins:
- a CDS encoding helix-turn-helix transcriptional regulator gives MTSTKDADARVIAAIKAAGAEAQHWPDTLDEIARFLDARFAALLFEDRCSALLELKHSTRAEKAWIVEYLRNHRKLDPVKARVLAEIGVGRAFSSEDFVSRDELRHSGAYQRWMAPFGLADMIGGVIHRSETGACLFVAFRDEAAGLVDIEAKRRLDALLPHLAKAIARHKPAPDTSALVELFEELTSPVLVVDNRMRVVHRNRSADEMLGEGDALAISGEALTVRDPRAKEALERALAQIGGADAEAFAIMVKRGESRCCVMHVLPLSKGLSALFLRRLALNASESGAVAAGVFGLTARESSVLLAIAEVGGVPATARALGLSEGTVKGYLKSIFQKTGASRQADLVRLVLALESPFRAPERQSLPA, from the coding sequence ATGACCTCAACGAAAGATGCGGATGCGCGCGTCATCGCGGCGATCAAAGCCGCGGGCGCCGAAGCGCAGCACTGGCCCGATACGCTCGACGAGATTGCGCGTTTCCTGGATGCGCGTTTTGCGGCGCTGCTGTTCGAAGACCGTTGTTCGGCGCTGTTGGAGCTCAAGCATTCGACGCGCGCCGAGAAAGCGTGGATCGTCGAATATCTGCGCAATCATCGCAAACTCGATCCCGTCAAGGCGCGAGTCCTGGCCGAGATTGGCGTCGGTCGGGCGTTCTCGTCGGAGGACTTCGTCTCGCGGGACGAGCTTCGTCACAGCGGCGCCTACCAGCGCTGGATGGCGCCCTTCGGCCTCGCCGATATGATCGGCGGCGTCATCCATCGCTCCGAGACGGGCGCTTGCCTCTTCGTCGCCTTTCGCGACGAGGCCGCAGGTCTTGTCGACATCGAGGCGAAGAGGCGTCTTGACGCGCTTCTGCCGCATCTCGCGAAGGCCATTGCGCGGCACAAGCCGGCGCCTGACACATCGGCTCTCGTCGAATTGTTCGAGGAGCTGACGTCGCCCGTGCTTGTCGTCGACAACAGGATGCGCGTCGTCCATCGGAATCGCAGCGCCGACGAGATGCTCGGCGAGGGCGATGCGCTGGCGATCTCCGGCGAAGCGCTGACAGTGCGCGATCCGCGCGCAAAGGAGGCTTTGGAGCGAGCGCTCGCCCAGATCGGCGGCGCCGATGCGGAAGCCTTCGCGATCATGGTCAAACGCGGAGAGTCGCGCTGCTGCGTGATGCATGTGCTGCCGCTGTCGAAGGGGCTGTCGGCGCTGTTTCTGCGCAGGCTCGCCCTCAACGCCAGCGAAAGTGGAGCGGTCGCCGCGGGCGTGTTCGGCCTCACCGCCCGCGAGAGTTCGGTGCTGCTCGCCATCGCCGAAGTGGGCGGCGTCCCGGCCACGGCGCGCGCGCTTGGCCTGAGCGAGGGAACCGTCAAAGGCTATTTGAAAAGCATTTTCCAGAAGACCGGCGCCAGCCGGCAGGCGGATCTGGTCAGGCTTGTGCTTGCCCTCGAGTCGCCGTTCCGCGCGCCCGAGCGCCAATCGCTGCCCGCCTGA
- a CDS encoding TonB-dependent receptor — protein sequence MYRPVLLRGASACALILASLAAAKAQVSLPQIVVGAAQRAPTTPPPDKADETVVTQKEIVEEKPPETDTAKLLEHQPGVSVQTGGGVSGIPAIRGLADDRLKIVVGGVQATSSCANHMNSPLSYTDPNTIGRVEIVTAVSSVSKGGDSIGGSILVTPKSPVFATPVVAPGGVAPGGAPVSPIVAASPYPPVPYLPLPIPGTLRFGPNNEVLATGTVSAFFRGNNNGVGVSANINMANDHWSLLYNGSWQRATNYHAGGNGDKVLSTNFMSENHAVTLGYQNEGHLFTFRGAYQNIPYQGFPNQRMDMTRNRSYSLDALYKGAFEWGTLEARAYWHQVFHKMGFLEDRFWLNHPMIALGRDFGYSVKAEIPYSEQDLFRIGNEFHGYRLQDYWPSDLTGFTQGFATPPGSLSRPFANVNINGGQRNRVGTYAEWERRWTVQWSSLIGVRNDIVWMDTGPGQSYTPFVFPNTPLIARANNLAVNIFNAQNRARTDINFDMTALARYEPEPGSLYEFGYSRKTRSPNLYERYTWPVAGPFTAMFNWFGDGNGYTGNLNLKPEVAHNVAFTGAWRDMSGANNWEARISPFYTYVENYIDGARTGGTFNTFPVANSYIFQIMQFRNFRAELYGVDGSGRVKLHESPEYGRLQAVGVVSFVYGRNLDIGNPQYCLPGNGLCSAASFLIKKGDGLWNLMPANARIALEHQIGGLSMAAETQLVAPKDHVSANKGEFTTPAYALLNLRAAYDWSNMRIDLGVDNVTDALYSLPLGGFDLTNYSRNAFLFGRNVGLASVRQVPGMGRNFYAGLTVRF from the coding sequence ATGTACCGTCCCGTCCTGCTGCGCGGCGCAAGCGCTTGCGCGTTGATCCTCGCCTCGCTTGCGGCCGCCAAGGCGCAAGTCTCTCTTCCGCAGATCGTCGTCGGCGCGGCGCAGAGGGCGCCAACCACGCCGCCGCCGGATAAGGCCGACGAGACCGTCGTCACCCAAAAAGAAATCGTCGAGGAGAAGCCGCCGGAGACGGATACCGCGAAGCTTCTCGAGCATCAGCCGGGCGTCAGCGTGCAGACGGGCGGCGGCGTCTCCGGCATCCCCGCGATCCGCGGACTCGCCGACGATCGGCTGAAGATCGTCGTCGGCGGCGTGCAGGCCACGTCTTCCTGCGCCAATCACATGAATTCGCCGTTGAGCTACACCGATCCCAACACGATCGGTCGGGTTGAAATCGTGACCGCGGTCTCGTCAGTCAGCAAAGGCGGCGATTCGATCGGCGGCTCGATCCTCGTCACGCCGAAATCGCCGGTCTTTGCGACGCCGGTCGTCGCGCCGGGCGGCGTTGCGCCGGGCGGCGCCCCTGTATCGCCGATCGTCGCCGCGAGCCCCTACCCGCCCGTTCCCTATTTGCCGCTGCCGATTCCGGGAACGCTGCGCTTTGGCCCCAACAATGAAGTGCTGGCGACGGGAACAGTTTCCGCCTTCTTCCGCGGCAACAACAATGGCGTCGGCGTTTCAGCGAACATCAACATGGCCAACGACCATTGGAGCCTGCTCTACAATGGCTCCTGGCAGCGCGCGACGAACTATCACGCCGGCGGCAACGGCGACAAAGTTCTCTCAACGAACTTCATGTCCGAGAATCACGCCGTCACGCTCGGCTACCAGAATGAAGGGCATCTGTTCACCTTCCGCGGCGCTTATCAGAACATCCCCTATCAGGGCTTTCCGAACCAGCGCATGGATATGACGCGCAATCGCTCCTATTCGCTGGACGCCCTCTACAAGGGCGCCTTCGAATGGGGCACGCTGGAGGCGCGCGCCTACTGGCATCAGGTCTTCCACAAGATGGGATTCCTGGAGGACAGATTCTGGCTCAATCACCCGATGATCGCGCTCGGCCGCGACTTCGGCTATTCGGTAAAAGCGGAAATTCCATACAGCGAACAGGATCTCTTCCGCATCGGCAACGAGTTCCACGGCTATCGGCTGCAGGACTATTGGCCTTCCGATCTCACCGGCTTCACGCAGGGGTTCGCCACGCCGCCCGGCAGTTTGAGCCGGCCTTTCGCGAATGTGAACATCAACGGCGGCCAGCGCAATCGCGTCGGAACCTATGCCGAATGGGAGCGCCGCTGGACAGTTCAGTGGTCGAGCCTGATCGGCGTGCGCAACGACATCGTCTGGATGGACACTGGTCCTGGCCAGAGCTACACGCCCTTCGTCTTCCCCAACACGCCTTTGATCGCCCGCGCGAATAATTTGGCGGTCAATATCTTCAACGCGCAAAATCGCGCGCGCACCGACATCAATTTCGACATGACCGCTCTGGCGCGCTACGAGCCGGAGCCCGGCAGCCTTTACGAGTTCGGCTATTCGCGCAAGACGCGCTCGCCCAATCTCTATGAACGCTACACCTGGCCGGTGGCGGGCCCGTTCACGGCGATGTTCAACTGGTTCGGCGACGGCAATGGCTATACCGGCAACCTCAATCTGAAGCCGGAAGTGGCGCACAATGTCGCATTCACCGGCGCGTGGCGCGACATGTCCGGCGCCAACAATTGGGAAGCGCGGATCTCGCCCTTCTACACCTATGTCGAGAACTATATCGACGGCGCGAGAACCGGCGGGACCTTCAACACCTTCCCGGTGGCGAATTCCTATATTTTTCAGATCATGCAGTTCCGCAATTTCAGGGCGGAGCTCTATGGCGTCGATGGCTCGGGCCGAGTGAAGCTGCATGAATCGCCCGAATACGGCAGACTGCAGGCGGTCGGCGTCGTCAGTTTCGTCTATGGACGAAATCTCGACATCGGCAATCCGCAATATTGTCTGCCGGGCAACGGCTTGTGCTCTGCCGCGTCCTTCTTGATCAAGAAGGGCGATGGTCTGTGGAACCTGATGCCGGCCAATGCGCGCATCGCGCTCGAGCACCAGATTGGCGGATTGAGCATGGCCGCCGAAACGCAACTCGTCGCGCCCAAGGATCACGTGTCGGCCAACAAGGGCGAGTTTACGACCCCGGCATATGCGCTGCTCAATCTGCGCGCCGCCTATGACTGGAGCAATATGCGGATTGACCTCGGCGTCGACAATGTCACCGACGCGCTTTACTCGTTGCCGCTTGGCGGATTCGATTTAACGAACTATTCGCGCAACGCCTTCCTGTTCGGACGCAATGTGGGTCTTGCGAGCGTGCGTCAGGTGCCCGGCATGGGCCGCAATTTTTACGCTGGCCTCACCGTAAGGTTCTGA
- the gltB gene encoding glutamate synthase large subunit yields the protein MTKPAEHFAEAGPQPLGRDPALPQAQGLYDPAKEHDSCGVGFVANMRNEKSHAIVEMGLQILLNLDHRGAVGADPKLGDGCGILVQIPHAFFKAECAKLGIALPAAGDYAIGQFFLPRDPETRARARGIIEKSIEEEGLVVLGWRDLPVDSSDLGEAVKAVEPHHAQIFIGRGPNVADADIFERRIYLARKAASNEIYRLGNGGREFYAVSVSSRTIVYKGMVLVSQLGEYFLDLKDERFISALALVHQRFATNTFPSWRLAHPYRFVAHNGEINTLRGNLNWMAARQASVSSPLFGDGISKLWPISYEGQSDTACFDNALEFLVRGGYSLAHAVMMLIPEAWAGNPLMDADRKAFYEHHAALMEPWDGPAAMAFTDGLQIGATLDRNGLRPARYLVTDDGLVVMASEMGVLPIPEEKIVTKWRLQPGKMLLVDLEQGRIISDDEIKKELSNSHPYKEWLARTQIQLEDLKPVDTRPARWDVSMLDRQQAFGYTQEDLDLLLFPMAVTGQEAIGSMGTDTPVSALSDKEKLLYTYFKQNFAQVTNPPIDPIREELVMSLVSFIGPRPNILDHEGSANKKRLEVRQPILTSEDLEKIRWIGTVEDSFDTKTIDVTYDAAKGAEGMHAAIKRLCQRAEEAVSGRYNIIILSDRMVGPDRIPIPALLATAAVHHHLIRRGLRTSVGLVVETGEAREVHHFCCLAGYGAEAINPYLAFETLIASAEEFPSDVDGPTAVKRFIKAVDKGILKVMSKMGISTYQSYCGAQIFDAVGLAQSFIDEFFTGTTTRIEGVGLEEIARETVRRHRLAFSDAPVYKEALDVGGDYAYRIRGEAHSWTPQTVSLLQHAVRGNAQDKYRAFAKLLNEQDEKLLNLRGLFRVKGAEEDGRKPVPLDEVEPANEIVKRFSTGAMSFGSISREAHTTLAIAMNRIGGRSNTGEGGEEADRFKPLPNGDSMRSAIKQVASGRFGVTTEYLVNADMIQIKMAQGAKPGEGGQLPGDKVDAVIAKVRHSTPGVGLISPPPHHDIYSIEDLAQLIFDLKNANPRAAVSVKLVSEVGVGTVAAGVSKGRADHVTISGFEGGTGASPLTSIKHAGSPWEIGLAETHQTLVLNNLRSRIAVQVDGGLRTGRDVVIGALLGADEFGFATAPLIAAGCIMMRKCHLNTCPVGVATQDPVLRKRFVGLPEHVINFFFFVAEEARELMASMGYRSFDEMIGQMQMLDKEKAIAHWKARGLDFSKLFFKPQGEGGAIRHSAAQDHGLDKVLDNKLIAEARAALDRGAKVSIETPIRNVDRATGAMLSGEVARIYGHAGLPEDTIDIRATGTAGQSFGAFVARGVTLRLEGEANDYVGKGLSGGKLIIYPSRDAGQIDPSNSIIVGNTVLYGAIAGECYFRGVAGERFGVRNSGALAVVEGVGDHGCEYMTGGVVVVLGQTGRNFAAGMSGGIAYVLDEDDAFSTRCNLAMVDLEPVRDEEIVMTETYHQSGDLEGHGRVDVMSDMTRFDAERLRQLIANHLRYTGSTRARDILADWPNYVGKFRKVMPVEYRRALNELNARKRQPQQLKAAGE from the coding sequence ATGACGAAACCCGCCGAGCACTTCGCTGAAGCCGGACCGCAGCCGCTCGGCCGCGACCCCGCTCTTCCGCAGGCGCAAGGTCTTTATGATCCCGCCAAGGAGCATGATTCCTGTGGGGTGGGCTTCGTCGCCAACATGCGCAACGAGAAGTCGCACGCCATCGTCGAGATGGGCCTGCAGATATTGCTCAATCTCGATCACCGCGGCGCCGTCGGCGCTGATCCCAAGCTCGGCGACGGCTGCGGCATCCTGGTTCAGATCCCCCATGCGTTCTTCAAGGCGGAGTGCGCGAAGCTCGGCATCGCGCTTCCCGCCGCCGGCGATTACGCCATCGGGCAGTTTTTCCTGCCGCGCGATCCCGAAACGCGCGCGCGCGCGCGCGGCATCATCGAAAAGTCGATCGAAGAAGAAGGGCTCGTGGTTCTGGGTTGGCGCGATCTTCCCGTCGATTCGAGCGATCTCGGCGAGGCGGTGAAGGCGGTCGAGCCGCATCATGCGCAAATCTTCATCGGGCGGGGGCCGAACGTCGCTGACGCCGACATCTTTGAGCGGCGCATCTATCTGGCGCGCAAGGCGGCCTCGAACGAAATTTACCGGCTCGGCAATGGCGGACGGGAGTTTTACGCCGTCTCGGTCTCCTCGCGCACGATCGTCTACAAGGGCATGGTGCTCGTCTCGCAGCTCGGCGAATATTTCCTCGATCTCAAGGACGAGCGTTTTATCTCGGCGCTGGCGCTCGTGCATCAACGCTTTGCGACGAACACCTTCCCGTCGTGGCGGCTGGCGCATCCTTACCGCTTCGTGGCGCATAACGGCGAAATCAACACGCTTCGCGGCAATCTCAACTGGATGGCGGCGCGCCAGGCGTCGGTCTCCTCGCCGCTGTTTGGCGACGGGATCAGCAAGCTGTGGCCGATCTCCTATGAGGGTCAGTCGGACACCGCCTGCTTCGACAATGCGCTCGAATTCCTCGTGCGCGGCGGCTATTCGCTCGCGCATGCGGTGATGATGCTGATTCCGGAAGCGTGGGCCGGCAATCCGCTGATGGACGCCGACCGCAAGGCTTTCTACGAGCATCACGCGGCGCTCATGGAGCCTTGGGACGGTCCCGCCGCCATGGCTTTCACCGACGGGCTCCAGATCGGCGCGACGCTCGACCGGAACGGATTGCGGCCGGCGCGCTATCTCGTCACCGATGACGGCCTCGTCGTCATGGCGTCGGAAATGGGCGTGTTGCCGATTCCCGAAGAGAAGATCGTTACAAAGTGGCGTCTCCAGCCCGGCAAGATGCTGCTTGTCGATCTGGAGCAGGGACGCATCATTTCCGACGACGAGATCAAGAAGGAGCTGTCGAACTCACATCCTTACAAGGAGTGGCTGGCGCGCACGCAAATTCAGCTCGAGGATCTGAAGCCTGTCGATACGCGTCCGGCGCGCTGGGACGTGTCGATGCTCGACCGTCAGCAGGCCTTCGGCTACACGCAGGAGGACCTCGATCTTTTGCTTTTCCCGATGGCCGTCACAGGCCAGGAGGCGATCGGCTCCATGGGCACGGACACGCCCGTGTCGGCGCTCTCCGACAAGGAGAAGCTGCTCTACACCTATTTCAAGCAGAACTTCGCGCAGGTCACCAATCCGCCGATCGATCCGATCCGCGAAGAGCTGGTCATGAGCCTCGTGTCCTTCATCGGTCCGCGGCCCAATATTCTCGACCATGAAGGCTCGGCGAACAAGAAGCGTCTCGAAGTGCGCCAGCCGATCCTGACGAGCGAGGATCTCGAAAAGATCCGCTGGATCGGCACGGTCGAGGATAGTTTCGACACCAAGACGATCGACGTCACTTACGACGCCGCGAAGGGCGCCGAAGGCATGCACGCCGCGATCAAGCGGCTATGTCAACGCGCCGAGGAGGCGGTCAGCGGTCGCTACAACATCATTATCCTCTCGGACCGCATGGTCGGGCCGGACCGAATCCCGATTCCCGCGCTGCTCGCGACCGCGGCGGTGCATCATCATCTGATCCGCAGAGGGCTGCGCACCTCCGTCGGCCTCGTCGTCGAGACCGGCGAGGCGCGCGAGGTGCATCATTTCTGCTGCCTCGCGGGCTATGGCGCCGAGGCGATCAATCCTTATCTCGCCTTTGAAACGCTCATTGCCTCGGCGGAGGAGTTCCCCTCCGACGTCGACGGTCCGACGGCCGTAAAGCGCTTCATCAAGGCGGTCGACAAGGGCATTCTCAAGGTGATGTCCAAGATGGGCATCTCCACCTATCAGTCGTATTGCGGCGCGCAGATCTTCGACGCGGTCGGTCTTGCGCAGAGCTTCATCGATGAATTCTTCACCGGCACGACGACGCGCATCGAAGGCGTCGGGCTTGAAGAGATCGCGCGCGAGACCGTGCGTCGCCATCGCCTCGCCTTCAGCGACGCGCCCGTTTACAAAGAGGCGCTCGACGTCGGCGGCGATTACGCCTACCGCATCAGAGGCGAAGCGCACAGCTGGACGCCGCAGACCGTGTCGCTGCTGCAGCACGCGGTGCGCGGCAATGCGCAAGACAAATATCGCGCTTTCGCCAAGCTCCTGAATGAGCAGGACGAGAAGCTTCTCAATCTGCGCGGGCTGTTCCGCGTCAAAGGCGCGGAGGAGGACGGTCGGAAGCCGGTTCCGCTCGACGAGGTCGAGCCGGCGAACGAGATCGTCAAGCGCTTCTCGACGGGCGCCATGTCGTTTGGCTCCATCTCGCGCGAGGCGCATACGACGCTCGCCATCGCCATGAACCGCATCGGCGGCAGATCCAACACCGGCGAGGGCGGCGAAGAGGCGGATCGATTCAAGCCGCTGCCGAACGGCGATTCAATGCGCAGCGCCATTAAGCAGGTGGCGTCCGGCCGCTTCGGCGTGACGACGGAATATCTCGTCAACGCCGACATGATTCAGATCAAGATGGCGCAGGGCGCCAAGCCAGGCGAAGGCGGCCAGCTGCCCGGCGACAAGGTCGACGCGGTCATCGCCAAGGTGCGCCATTCGACGCCCGGCGTCGGCCTGATCTCGCCGCCGCCGCATCACGACATCTATTCGATCGAGGATTTGGCGCAGCTCATCTTCGACTTGAAGAACGCCAATCCGCGCGCCGCCGTGTCGGTGAAGCTCGTTTCGGAAGTCGGCGTCGGCACGGTCGCCGCCGGCGTCTCCAAGGGCCGCGCCGATCATGTGACGATCTCCGGCTTCGAGGGCGGCACCGGCGCTTCCCCATTGACGTCGATCAAGCACGCGGGCTCGCCGTGGGAGATCGGGCTCGCCGAAACGCATCAGACGCTCGTGCTGAACAATCTGCGTTCGCGCATCGCCGTGCAAGTCGACGGCGGGTTGCGCACCGGCCGCGACGTGGTGATCGGGGCGCTGCTCGGGGCCGACGAGTTCGGCTTCGCGACGGCGCCGCTGATCGCGGCGGGCTGCATCATGATGCGCAAGTGCCATCTCAACACGTGCCCGGTCGGCGTCGCGACTCAGGATCCCGTTCTGCGCAAGCGCTTCGTCGGCTTGCCGGAACATGTCATCAACTTCTTCTTCTTCGTCGCCGAAGAAGCGCGTGAACTCATGGCCTCCATGGGGTATCGCAGCTTCGACGAGATGATCGGGCAGATGCAAATGCTCGACAAGGAGAAGGCGATTGCGCATTGGAAAGCGCGCGGTCTCGATTTCTCCAAGCTGTTCTTCAAGCCGCAGGGCGAAGGCGGAGCGATCCGGCACAGCGCCGCGCAGGACCACGGCCTGGACAAGGTCCTCGACAACAAGCTCATCGCCGAAGCGCGCGCGGCGCTCGATCGCGGCGCGAAGGTCTCCATCGAGACGCCGATCCGCAACGTCGACCGCGCCACCGGCGCGATGCTCTCCGGCGAGGTCGCGCGAATTTACGGCCATGCGGGACTGCCCGAGGACACGATCGACATTCGCGCGACGGGCACCGCGGGCCAGAGCTTTGGGGCGTTCGTCGCGCGCGGCGTGACGCTGCGTCTGGAAGGCGAAGCCAACGACTACGTGGGCAAGGGCCTGTCGGGCGGCAAGCTGATCATCTATCCGTCGCGCGACGCCGGGCAGATCGACCCCTCAAATTCGATCATTGTCGGCAACACCGTTCTCTACGGCGCCATCGCCGGCGAATGCTATTTCCGCGGCGTCGCCGGCGAACGCTTCGGGGTAAGAAATTCGGGCGCGCTCGCCGTCGTCGAGGGCGTTGGCGATCACGGCTGCGAATATATGACGGGCGGCGTCGTGGTCGTTCTCGGGCAGACCGGCCGCAACTTCGCGGCCGGCATGTCGGGCGGCATCGCCTATGTCCTTGACGAGGATGACGCGTTCTCGACGCGCTGCAATCTCGCCATGGTCGACCTCGAGCCGGTGCGCGACGAGGAGATCGTCATGACCGAGACTTATCACCAGTCCGGCGATCTGGAAGGCCACGGCCGCGTCGACGTGATGAGCGACATGACGCGCTTCGACGCCGAGCGGCTGCGTCAGCTGATCGCCAACCACCTGCGCTACACCGGCTCGACGCGGGCGCGCGACATTCTGGCGGATTGGCCAAATTACGTGGGCAAGTTCCGCAAGGTGATGCCGGTCGAGTATCGGCGCGCGCTCAACGAACTCAACGCGCGTAAGCGGCAGCCGCAACAGCTGAAAGCCGCGGGCGAATGA
- a CDS encoding diguanylate cyclase gives MRDDSRVYSLPRWPAMRWLVNPGHGATRDIEVALIGGLFGTLPVFFGGVINTIVVSGAIAAREQTLPFVAWFVFEIMLGAVRLIVLNVSRRAALEHRPTPTDVYLLLQLLWSSGVGYGAFISLASGDWVSATLACLSGSAMVGGIGFRNFGAPRLAGAMILTSLGPFLPGAALSGEPLLYLVFLQIPFYLAAMIAAAYSLNKMLIATMQAERLNDHRAKHDALTGLSNRVGLAAAVDANAKSAPIQGGDLAVLFLDLDNFKIVNDTYGHAAGDRLLKSVAERLRQSLRATDLAARIGGDEFVVLAKNLTSEQAAELSHRLTNSISAPYDLGDGVCATIGVSVGIALVTEHGADAEALLAVADEALYEAKAQRQVNLLHTLVKEDQSRRIAPESRGMRPSTQ, from the coding sequence ATGCGAGACGACTCTAGAGTTTACAGCTTGCCGCGCTGGCCCGCGATGCGCTGGCTCGTGAACCCGGGGCATGGCGCGACTCGCGACATCGAGGTGGCGTTGATTGGCGGGTTGTTCGGAACCCTGCCAGTCTTTTTTGGCGGCGTCATCAATACGATTGTCGTGTCGGGAGCGATCGCCGCGCGCGAGCAGACGCTCCCCTTCGTCGCTTGGTTCGTCTTTGAAATCATGCTCGGCGCCGTGCGTCTGATCGTCCTGAACGTCTCGCGGCGCGCCGCTCTCGAGCATCGCCCGACGCCGACCGATGTTTATCTCCTGCTTCAGCTTTTATGGAGCAGCGGCGTCGGCTACGGCGCCTTTATAAGCCTCGCGAGCGGCGACTGGGTGTCCGCGACGCTCGCTTGTCTCTCCGGGTCCGCCATGGTCGGCGGAATTGGGTTTCGCAATTTTGGCGCGCCGCGTTTGGCCGGCGCGATGATCCTGACGAGCCTCGGCCCCTTCCTGCCGGGCGCCGCCCTTTCTGGCGAACCGTTGCTTTATCTTGTTTTTCTTCAGATTCCCTTCTATCTCGCCGCCATGATCGCCGCCGCCTACAGCTTGAATAAAATGCTTATTGCGACGATGCAGGCCGAACGTCTGAACGATCATCGCGCCAAGCATGATGCGCTCACCGGCCTGTCGAACCGTGTCGGGCTCGCCGCCGCGGTTGACGCGAATGCGAAAAGCGCGCCGATCCAGGGCGGCGATTTGGCTGTCCTTTTTCTCGATCTCGACAACTTCAAAATCGTCAACGATACGTACGGACATGCCGCCGGAGACAGGTTGCTCAAATCGGTCGCGGAGCGCCTCCGCCAGTCCTTGCGCGCGACCGACCTGGCGGCGCGGATTGGCGGCGACGAATTCGTGGTGCTCGCCAAGAACTTGACGAGCGAGCAGGCGGCGGAGCTGAGTCACCGGCTGACGAATTCCATATCGGCGCCATATGACCTCGGCGACGGCGTTTGCGCGACGATCGGCGTAAGCGTCGGCATCGCTCTGGTGACGGAACATGGCGCAGACGCGGAGGCGCTTCTCGCGGTGGCCGATGAAGCGCTTTATGAGGCGAAGGCTCAGAGGCAGGTGAACTTGCTGCACACCCTCGTCAAGGAGGATCAGTCTCGCCGCATCGCGCCGGAGTCGCGCGGCATGCGCCCCAGCACTCAATAG
- a CDS encoding Hsp20 family protein encodes MRQFDLSPLYRQTVGFDRLFNLLDQASGFETSQSYPPYNIERTGENAYRVTLAVAGFSREELSVETKENTLSVKGSKEPAQPSDGREVLHQGIAARAFERRFQLADHVVVTGASLVNGLLHVDLVREIPEAQKPRRIDIGVAAPAATIVESKAA; translated from the coding sequence ATGCGTCAGTTCGATCTCTCTCCGCTGTACCGCCAGACCGTCGGCTTCGACCGTCTGTTCAACCTGCTCGATCAGGCCAGCGGCTTCGAGACGTCCCAAAGCTACCCGCCTTACAATATCGAGCGCACCGGCGAGAACGCCTATCGCGTGACCCTCGCGGTCGCGGGCTTCTCGCGCGAGGAACTCTCGGTCGAGACCAAGGAAAACACGCTGTCGGTGAAAGGCTCGAAAGAGCCGGCGCAGCCTTCCGACGGCCGCGAGGTCCTGCATCAGGGCATCGCCGCCCGGGCGTTTGAGCGTCGGTTCCAGCTTGCCGACCACGTCGTCGTCACCGGCGCCAGCCTCGTCAACGGCTTGCTGCATGTGGATCTCGTGCGCGAGATTCCCGAGGCGCAGAAACCCCGCCGCATTGACATCGGCGTCGCCGCGCCGGCCGCGACGATCGTCGAGTCAAAGGCTGCCTAG